The following proteins are encoded in a genomic region of Nomascus leucogenys isolate Asia chromosome 17, Asia_NLE_v1, whole genome shotgun sequence:
- the ZNF223 gene encoding zinc finger protein 223, with translation MSKEAVTFKDVAVVFTEEELGLLDLAQRKLYRDVMLENFRNLLSVGHQPFHQDTFHFLREEKFWMMDIAPQRERNSGGKIQPEMKTVPEAGPHEGWSCQQIWEEIASNLTRPQDSTIKSSQFFEQGDAHSQVEEGLSIMHTGQKPSNRGKCKQSFSDISIFDLPQQIHSTEKSHSCDECGKSFCYISALHIHQRVHLGEKLFKCDVCGKEFSQSLHLQTHQRVHTGEKPFKCEQCGRGFRCRSALTVHCKLHMGEKHYNCEACGRAFIHDFQLQKHQRIHTGEKPFKCEICSVSFRLRSSLNRHCVVHTGKKPNNAGEYGKGFIGRLDLCKHQTIHTGEKPYNCKECGKSFRRSSYLLIHQRVHTGEKPYKCDKCGKSYITKSGLDLHHRAHTGERPYNCDDCGKSFRQASSILNHKRLHCRKKPFKCEDCGKKLVHRSYCKDQQKNHSGENPSKCEDCGKRYKRRLNLDIILSLFLNDT, from the exons ATGTCCAAG GAGGCAGTGACCTTCAAGGATGTGGCTGTGGTCTTCACTGAGGAGGAGCTGGGGCTGCTGGACCTTGCCCAGAGGAAGCTGTATCGagatgtgatgctggagaacttCAGGAACCTGCTCTCAGTGG GGCATCAACCATTCCACCAAGATACTTTCCACTTTCTAAGGGAGGAAAAGTTTTGGATGATGGATATAGCACCCCAAAGAGAAAGGAATTCAG GAGGCAAGATCCAACCTGAGATGAAGACTGTTCCAGAAGCAGGACCACATGAAGGGTGGTCCTGCCAGCAGATCTGGGAAGAAATTGCAAGTAATTTAACCAGGCCTCAAGACTCTACCATAAAGAGCTCTCAGTTCTTTGAACAGGGTGATGCCCACTCCCAGGTTGAGGAAGGACTATCTATAATGCACACAGGACAGAAACCTTCCAATCGTGGGAAGTGTAAACAATCCTTCAGTGATATTTCCATCTTTGATCTTCCTCAGCAAATACACTCAACAGAGAAGTCTCATTCCTGTGATGAGTGTGGAAAAAGCTTTTGTTACATCTCAGCACTTCATATTCATCAGAGAGTCCACCTGGGAGAGAAACTCTTTAAGTGTGACGTGTGCGGTAAGGAATTCAGTCAGAGTTTACATCTGCAAACTCATCAGAGAgtccacactggagagaaacctttcAAATGTGAACAATGTGGGAGAGGCTTCAGATGTAGATCAGCACTTACAGTTCATTGCAAATTACACATGGGAGAGAAACATTATAATTGTGAGGCATGTGGGAGGGCCTTCATTCATGATTTCCAGCTTCAgaaacatcagagaattcacacagGGGAGAAGCCATTCAAATGTGAAATATGTAGTGTGAGCTTCCGTCTTAGGTCAAGTCTTAATAGGCATTGTGTGGTCCACACAGGAAAGAAACCAAACAACGCTGGGGAATATGGAAAAGGCTTCATTGGTAGGCTGGATTTGTGTAAGCATCAGACGatccacacaggagagaaaccataCAATTGTAAAGAATGTGGGAAGAGCTTCAGACGATCCTCATATCTTTTGATCCATCAGCGAGTCCACACTGGAGAAAAGCCATACAAATGTGACAAGTGTGGGAAGAGCTACATTACTAAGTCAGGTCTTGACCTGCACCATAGAGCCCACACAGGAGAGAGACCTTATAACTGTGATGACTGTGGGAAGAGCTTTAGACAGGCCTCAAGTATTTTGAATCATAAGAGACTCCACTGCCGAAAAAAACCATTCAAATGTGAGGATTGTGGAAAGAAGCTTGTACACAGGTCATACTGTAAAGACCAACAAAAAAACCATAGTGGAGAAAACCCATCCAAATGTGAGGACTGTGGGAAGCGCTACAAGAGGCGCTTGAATCTGgatataattttatcattatttttaaatgacacgTAA